DNA sequence from the Eulemur rufifrons isolate Redbay chromosome 6, OSU_ERuf_1, whole genome shotgun sequence genome:
acttatgtgGTATCTagggtagtcaaattcacagagacagaaagtagaatggtggttgccaggaggtggggagaggggtaaTAGGGAGTTAgtatttaatggatacagagttttcGTTTCAGAAGACGAAAAGTTTCTGGAGATGGCTGGTGATGATCACCACAGAatatgaatgtactaaatgccacagaactatactcttaaaaatgactaagatggtaaattttatgttatgtatatttcatcaCTACACAAAAAATTATCTAGTCCAAGTTCACATAGCTACTCAATTACAAAGACAGAATTAATCTCTAATTCTATTTCCACTAACAACACTGCCCCTAAAGTCCTTCTaggctttaataaaaatatgagacaCTACCAGAGACAGAGTACCCAAAAGGAGGTTAAGTgatcataaaaagataaaattgtacagaaaaaataatttacaattataattaaaattagcaGTCAGATAGgattttattatatgcatttttatttcattttttagagacagggtcttgctttattgcctaggctggagatcatagctcactgcagcctcaaactcctggcctcaagccatcctcctacctcagcctcccaaagtgctgggattacaggtgagccaccacacccagccttattatatgcatttttgtATCTGTCTTATTCCTACATCCATTTTATGCcccttcttgttttcctttttccttcatacTTTTCTccaatttatgttctttttgttctattttacgTATCTTTGTAATCCTCATGtcctctttaaaacaaaaatgaaaataaatgaaatgtaggACCATAATTGTATATAAGTCAACAAGAATAAGTTAAATTGTATCTTGTATGCATGGCTTACAAAAGAAGAACAGTACACCGAAGACTGCAgaacatttttcaataaaataattaaaatgcaaatttggtCTTTGAGAAGGCTAATTCTCCAATGGTATAAAAGAGGCTTTGTTATGATTTAAATGTGTAGACAATCACGTAAGCATGCCTACTTCTTTTAAGCACAGAGATCTGTATAGAAATACCTTTTCAAAACAATTACCTTGGAAACCACTTGGCATGTTCTACCCACGGATCATCTCCAGATTCCCAACACCTCAAGCCACCATCACAACAAAAGCATTTCACATCGTCATTGCGACCTAAAAGAGGGGGGAAAAGACCAAAAATTGCATGAACATATGTTTTAACATGTAAATCAAAACGAACTAGATAAAATGTATAGCTATTAATTTAGTTCCTTACCCACATAATAAAAACCAGCACTTGCAAGCTGCTCAGGCTGAACTGGAACAATAGATGGCCAGTACATAAACGTTCTCATTCGAGCTGCATGTGTCTGCATGCTCAGATTTGAAATGCTAAACCTCAGCGTTTCTAGAGAATTTTCTAAAAACGGACAGTTGGGAAAATGTCTCCGGTGTTCTGACATAGCATCATCCTTTGGTTCCCAGTTACTTAGCTTTCCACCACAAGCAAAGCAGGCTACCCTATCTCCAGGCCCTATATAATAAAAACCAGCTCTTGCCAATTCTGATGGTGACAAAAAGGTTAATGGCCACATATGGTAAGTAAGAAATCTGGCTTCTTCCGTACTCATCGCGTAACTGTAGGGGTTAGTCCTCAATAGAGAGAAGTCTTCGACTGCTCTAGAATTAAGAGGGTTTGGTGAAAGGTTGGAATAAGAACCACTGAATGAGCCACTATGTTCCAAAGTGGGAGATAATGAATGTGCAAAACTGTTCCTCATCGGAGAAGTATTCTTAGAGGTGGTTCCCATGCTAGATGCAACCAGATTCTGAATAAAGCTACAGCTAGGATATAGCTGTTTATGCTTTTCAATAGGATTGTCTCCTTGTTTCCAGTTATCCAGCATCAGACCACAACAGAAGCATTTGACCTTGTCATTCACACCCGTGTAGTAGAAACCAGCACGAGCAAGACTCCTTTCTGAGACAGGAACACCAGCAGGGAAAGTTGAATATGTAGACATTCTGTAGAGTTCACATGAAAAGTCatacttcattttttgtttgttgccATTTGTCCAATTTGACAAGATCGGGCTATCTTCCATtatactcttaatttttttgatgtgAGGGACCTGGGACAAGTCTTTGGGAGGTAGTTTTGTGCATGAGTAGGTGATAGCACTGTTTGAGGCTAAAACCTTCACATGAAATTTCCCATCTCTTCACACTAAATTAGATTTTTACCACAAAAAGGGAATCAAATTATAGACTCTTACTTATATAGAATTCACTATACCTTCTTCACTGGATGCATATGTGTTTACACTTAAGTAGAACAAAAATCTCTCCTCAATTACCAAGATACTACTTAGACCTCTTAGGGATTATAATAAACTCTTTTAGATAATTCAAGTGCTATTCACTCATAATTTGGCATAAAAGTAAACTAAAGGCCTGAAAAAGTTGATCCACTTCTGAAAATATGCTAAAACACTTAGATTTTTCAAGGAGGTTTATATTCTCAAAATTCTAAACAACTGTAGAATACCAAATTATGCCTTTAATTTACTCTGGGTTATAAGCTATGAAGCCTGGATATATATACCAGCCCAATTACTGACTATGCCACAAgagtaaaaaattatatgtagcCTTCTTTCCCTAAAACCACTTTAATACATCCCTCcccaaaatctcattttattctagtaaataaaagtaattaaagtCTTCAAATAGTCACACTATCTAAAAGCTAATTTCATATAGCTTATCATCATAGTATTTAGTTAAGTGGGTTACATTAGCTTCAGTTAACAACTTTTGGGGAAGTCAACACCCACAACCTTTGTTGAACCTGTGCCTATTGCAGTGTGTATGATGTCAAATTAATTTTGCTTGAAGTTCACAAACTGTAAACTCTTTCATCCttgttaaatattatatttgtttccatttcctgCAGCAACATTTAGTCTTTCTAACTTTGTATACCACTCAATCAACAGAAGGTATTTTTGCCATCAACTTAACTAGTTAACCATAAAATTTCCACAACACACATTTTTacactgcatttaaaaaattaaataacctgtTCTACATTTAAGGACCATTCAGGTCAAATATCAGTCATATTGTAATTAAAGATGAatcaatttatcaaaaaatacaGATTGTCCTTTCCAGTGTTATCAAAAATTCCTAACAAAAACATTGTATTACCAACAGAATTACTGCTTAGCATAATGACCAAGTAATTAACTCTCCTAGCCTTCTTTCTGAAAActcttcaatatttttaagatataattcatacACAAAATTACACTCCACAGAATTCAAGCTATATCCCTTTATAAAGTTGCAGTGTCTCCATAATGGGATTTATTACTGCAGGGGGTTAAAATGGGAGGGAAAAAGACTCTTCAGGGCTGtaaatctgaaaagaaagaacaaaaggtaTTTTAGAAAACTGTATTTGCATGGCAAACAGAACTTACAGACTATTCAATTTATTCAGTAAAGTCTACAAATGATTTACACTTTAGATAATACATCTTAACTTCAGCACTTTGTCACCAAAACTTTCTACCTGGAAaagcttttaattaaaataaaaaatgcaagatACTCCCATAACACTAATATACATGTCTTTAAAATGCACAACTTTAAAGACAGATGGACACTTCCACACAGGAAAACATTTGGTCCTTGGTCTCCTACCCTTTTCTGATTTAAAGGTATCTCCGGCACTTTGCTGGAGgggcagtgttttaaaaaaaaaaaagcctccgcTACGCCCAGTCAGCAACAATACAGCAacgttattttttaatgtcaagtCTCTCCCGGACTAGGCAAACTGCTGTAAAATGCGCCAGGACTTATCAATATAAACCCTTAAACTCTACCATTCCCTCAAAATTTGAAAGCAACAACCACCTGAAAGCAACTCAACAAAACATAAAGCAAAGGCTTGTGAAACAGTGGCCCTGGCAATCAATAATGACCACCTGCACGACTGCTTTAATTATACCAggtcttgtatttttaaattatagatttttatctACAAACACCGTACTGTTGATTTTGCTCTCTTTAAGCAATCTGTAGCTGGGCGGGGGATAAACTGGAAGGGAAAAGACGAGAACCTATGGGATTTACCTAATAACTTCCCAGAGTTATTTCTCACTACACACAATAGACGACTGCTAAAGCGACAGAGCGCAGTTGGAACTATCTGAAATATGAGATCCTACAACCACAAAAATGTTCCCAATATATTAAAGGAATGCCaaagactaaattttaaaatctcgcaaaaaatccaagagaaaaaacATCTTGGTCATAGTCCAAAGGCCAGAAAAGTGGGCGGCGGCCAGAGTAGGCTtgaaaacaagtcattttttaaaaaatcactttcgATTACAAGTCTTGAAGTTGGGGCTTCCTAACTAAATAAAAACCTCGGCgagagaagaaagcagagagCCCCTGGCGACGCTCGACCGAAGGACCCCAGGCCCTGTCCTTCCTTGCCCCGTCGCAGCCTCAGGAAGGGGGGCTCCCGCGGGCCCCAGCGTCCCAACCCGCCTCGCGCCACCCGGGCCCGGAAGGAGCAGCACTCACCGCAGAGCCGGCGCAGCAAACACGGAAGCTGCGCGGCTGTCTGCAGACCTCCTCCAACCGGGGAAGCAGCGGCGCCCACAGGAGAAGCGGCCCGTGAGCCTCTGCTCCGGCGCTCCcgaagcccccagccccagccgaaGCCACGCCGACGCACAGTGACGTCAGCGCGCCCGGCCGGAGACCCGCGTCAACCGCAGCGCAAGGGCGCCCGGGAGTCTGCGGCCGGAAAGCGGAACCCGGCGCGCGTTCAGCTGTGGGGAAACGCCGGGAGGCCCGGGGAGGCCCAGCGCAGCGTGGGCGCCCACCCGGAGCTGCGCGGGCGTCCCGTGGGGAGAGGCGCACTATCCACATCAACtcggtgtttctttttttaaccccGCGGTTTGTGCACCCTTAACATTTCCCTCTATCTGTCCCTAACATTCTCTTGAGAGAGGACATTGCCAACCGTGAGCCGTTGTGTTTGAATCTTGGGAAACCCTGCGGAAACGCCCTGGCGCCGATGGTTTTGCGCCTCCCCTGCGTCACCTCAGAGTTATGGTCCAGCCCCCGGCAAAAGTCCTCTAGTGTGAAGCCTCCTCTCGTCCGAAATGACCGCATTTGAGGATGAAGTCAGTCTGGTGGCATTTTTTGCTTCAGTTAGGTAAACAGTTGTAACCGTTTTTCTCAACGCGCTCCTACGTCGTGTCAACGTTCCACAGCTGGTGGTGCAAATCGAAAACGAAGCGTTGGCAAGTAGGAGAGCGTCAGAAGATTAACTTTGAAGACTTGATGTATTTTCTAATCAACCAGtgtatcttttgtttttcaactCTTGGTTTTCGGTTCTGAAGACATAAACAGTAACAAAAAGAGTGTGCTTGAAATGCACATCGCTAGCAACGTAAAGGGTATTTCAGGCCAGGCTTCACTCCCAGGattttctgaatgtttgaataaaatggaatatatacATTAGTGTGCGAGTACACACAAATACAATTGTACATGAACCACAGAGGAGcccacagaaaaattttaaatagttaagtgaaagaaaatttgtaaataaaagtcCTTTGTTTTACTGATCATGGACCTTTTGTCCGACGTCTGCAGACACAATGACATAAGGTAAATATTGTATGGCAGTGAACGAATTTTTCAATTTACATTCTGTAAAGTCACTCTTTGCCAATGAATTCAGATGCTTGATTGTCTCTGGGGAACTCCAGGGGGCAAACCTTTTAAAAACTTCCAAATAAGCCACTTAATTAAGCAGCCAGGGGAATTCCAAGACCCTGAACCATTTCCCATTTCCTGTCGGTGTCATTTCTGCCTGCCAGTCAGTCACAGAACAGGAGGTCTTCTGTTCAATGTTAATAGTCAAAGTATTTGTAGCTGTTTGtgatatgcagaaaaaaaaatgccgTGGCTCCCAATGACTAAAAACTTCCAAAAATCCACATGAGTCTTGGTAGTAGTTCAGTATTTAGTTCAAGTCACTATTTCTCGGAAAGTTACAGAACATTCCTAATGTATGTGGGAAAATACATATAGCAAGAACGTTCATTCTGAATTCAaggttatttctctttttcagttcTTGTCCTGACCAAAAAAGTAAGATAATGAATATACTTGAGTGTAGGGGAAATTTGGCATTTCAAAAACTCGAAAGCATTAGATATTTTTCCCAAAAAAGAATGCAATATAATTCAGGTATAATAAGTAGTACCTTATAACTTTTAATCTTGTATAACCTTATAATCTAGTGTTAAATTTATCCAGTTAATTAcccatttattccatttttagtatttttttcttatattgccAGTGTAGCGTtgctggtaatttttaaaaataggctatATATGTATGCTGAGGTCACTATTCTAATATTCTTCGTatttatctagaaaaaatatttacaagatccaagacaattttgaagaagaaatataaagttgAATGAACTTGTCTACCAGGTAGCAAGTTACATACAAAAGCCATAGTAATTGAGACAGTCTTGTATTATTAAATGAACAAGGATGGGCaattaaaggaaaaagacaaagagctCAAAAATAGAGACCCATGTATAGGTATATAGGAACTTGATACATGTCATTGTTATTGCGTATTAGTGATAAAAGGATTAATGAGTAATGCTGAATGAATGGTTATtctgatggaaaaataaaattagatcactactttatagtatttttaaaaatcctgatggattgaaaaaaaaagaaaattccttaaaAGTGAATAGCCATCCTTATGGATCCAGGGTTAAATTTGGTGAGTTGCAGTGCATTGCAGTTACTGTCACTATTAGTGCTCAAACTGTTTTATTTTAGGCCAATAGGAGCTTATTCAGGTTAGCTACTGAGTCTTTTTGAAATGACCCTAATAGTCTTTGATTACTTTCCAGgctcattttgtatatttattaccCCATACACATAATAAGCCATGTATCCAATGCATCCTGGATCCTTTAGTAGGAAATGGTATTTAAAGACCATATTCTGAATGTTTGTCATGCTAATTGTTAATGAGTTCTGTTGTTTCTATATCTGTTGTGTGGACAGAACTGGCTAATATgactttgttttgtcttgttttttgaataaaatatgtcATGAACTTATATTGATACTTCCAATTTAAATTCAGTAAGTCAAGtttttatttaacctctttgattGTACAtcagacttttttcctttactCTGAAAATCTGTATTCTCCTCTCTAATCCCTTCCTGCCCCATGAATAATGacttaaacactttttttttttttttttttttttgagacagagtctcactctgttgcccaggctagagtgccatggcgtcagcctagctcacagcaacctcaaactcctgggcttaagcaatccttctgcctcagcctcccaagtagctgggactacaggcatgtgccaccatgcccggctaatttttttttccatatatatttttagctgtccagataatttctttctatttttaaaatatgattatgtatatttatgcCCTTATAAATAGCatacttttttccactttttttcacttaataatccTAGAGATCACTCAatactggtatatagaaatagatatttatcatttcaatataGTACTCCACTGTGTAGATGTACCATAACATATTCAACTTGAACAATTTGATTCCAAAAGCAGTCAAAGACCATTAAGGGTATGTCAAAGACTAAGAAGCCAACCTGAATAAACTCCCCTAGCCTAAGATAAAACTAATACCATCTTAAATTCAGCTTCTTccctgttgatggacatctgggtgGTTTCCAGTCTTTTGCTGTTACAAATAGTGCTGTAATGAATAGTCATGGGCATACATCTTTAGATATATTTCCAGAAATTGGATTgttagttaaaatggtaaattcatATGTAATTTTGCTGGGTATGGCCTTTCCATGGTGATGTTGGCATTTTGTAATCCAACCAGAAATGCCTCTTTTTCCCACAGCTTCACCAATGGACTAAGTTGTCAAACTTTTGGATTGTTGCCAATTGGTTAAATAAGAAATAGTATTtcagtgtagttttaatttcattgtatgaatgaaattgaaaatgttttcctatGCATCAATTATATATGTagtgtgttatttatttttgaaaaattaagcaAACATAAAAGAGTGTTAATATTGTTCGTATggtattgttaaagaaaaaagtgttcTGACACTTGTTGAAATGGTAAGGCAGACTATTCAGGACTATGCAATTAAAGCATTGTAATAGGAAAGAGAGATTGGGCTTAATTTGAAATACAGCAAAGGCAGCTGGAGATTTATAACCAACAAGCAGAGTGAGGAGGGTCAATGTATAGAAAAGTACTAAAAGTACTAAGAGGTGACATCAAGGGCAGTAGAATTCTTGCTTAAGGCAGGCAAAGGGCTTATACAATGAGGAACTtaatcagatatcaagggtgatcagatatcaaggtTGGGAGGGATCCTCACTAAATTGACTTAGAAGGATTCTTGGTAAGACTGAGGAAAGCAGGCAGGTTACAGGTGGTGCAGGAGTTGGGCCCAAGGTCCAGGCCTACTTGAGAACAGGGCTTGGAGGAGTTGACTAAAGTTTTGTCAAGGAGAGAGTCTTCGTCAATATGTACACAGATGAAATGtgtactttactgaatttttgaaatattttatttttaaaaattcaaataaatagaaCCCTGGACATTAAGAACTTGCAAATTTTGACCACCTCAGAATTTCCCTCCTCAACTTTTAATTACTTAATAAGCATCCCAAGCATTACCTTTTCAtctgttggggaaaaaaatcactttatgtTTCTGTGGTAAGactttggatttttctttcacaaaatctTTCATTAGGGTTTTAGAACTAGAAAGAATCTGATAGCTCACTTGGTTTAatcaatttattatatatatgaggaCTCAGCCAAAGTAACTGACAAAAGATTTTTACAGATATATTGAGAATCTGAACACACATGACAGCTTTAAAATTTTGGTATCTGTATCAAAAGTcaggttttttaaatttacagaaatattatttAGAGGCGTAATTAGTAAtgttaatcattttataaatataaattattaacgTAAATTAGAATCTCAGCAACActagtttcaaaaataaatgagttagaggctgggcgcggtggctcacgcctgtaatcccagcactctgggaggccaaggcgggcggatggtttgagctcaggagtttgagaccagactgagcaagagcaagaccccgtctctactaaaaatagaaagaaattatatggacagctaaaatatatatatagaaaaaattagccaggtatggtggctcatgcctgtagtcctaactactcgggaggctgaggcaggaggatcgcttgagcccaggagtttgaggttgctgtgagctaggctgacgccacggcactctagcctgggcaacagagtgagactctgtctcaaaaaaaaaaaaaagaaaaatgagttaaaaGGTAGAATGGAGGCCAGGCAAgctggctcatacctgtaatcccagcactttgggaggctgaggcgggaggatggcttgaggccaggagttcgagaccaacctggacaacatggtgagacccccatctctacaaaaaatttaggaGTGGTAGggcatacctgtagttccagctactcggaagctgaagtagtaggattgcttgaccccaggagtttgaggttgcagtgagctatgatgacaccactgcactccagcctggacaaagagcaagaccctgtctctaaaaaaaaaaaaaaaataggatggtAAAAGTGTTAAAGATGGTCCCATATTGTTTACTTCTTCACAGGAGGCTGGGACCATTAGCTCAAAAGCTCATCCTCCCCAAGCTCAAATTTTTACAACTCCAATTGCTTTAACTATAGCTCAGAAGACCATGTTTTTAGCCATTTAGACCCTGCCTGCTCTGCATACCCTAGCAAACCACACCTGGCATCTGCTAGCCAAAGATAAGACAAACCCCTGGGGCTACAAAACACTACAAGCCTCTACTACCCTTCCGAGTTTTCTGAGCCAGAGACTCCCCATCTTGCTGTTGGACAACATCACCTAGACAAGTAAACCCCCTTCTGGTTCTCCTCTCCCCCAGGGATTCCCTTGCCTTCTTCCCCTTCTGTCTCCACACACCTCTGTCTCCAGGTCTCCTGCTGTAGGGAATGTCCCCTTTGCCTGCAATCTGTCAAGCACCACCCAAATAAAGCTCGTTGCGTGCTGCAGCCACCTTGTGGTCACATCTTTTCTTTGATCAGCCCCAAATCCGTGAACTCAACAGAAAAGCCTCATGATGGGGGAAGAATAGTCACCAGAAGTGACTAGGCAGAGAGGACCTTGTTCTTTCTATAAATAGTTCctgtcaaagaaggaaaaaagaattccaGGATCTAAAAGGCTGATGGAAGTCCAGGGAAAGCCTTTCCTATGGACTTCCAGAAAGCAGTCGTGGGAGGTTGAgcacacagaggcacagagatattaaaataatttgcccaaggttactcAGCTGTGATTGGAATCCAAAGCTTGCACTTTTAATTCCTATGCTACTGCCTCTGAAATTGCAGTAAATCTCAAATAATATAACGTATATAGACACTACATTCAAGTACATAAATGCCCATTTGTTATAATTAAGATTCTAGTGCCCATATTTGTGCCTTTTCTTATGCACTTTCCAGAGTTGAAATGCCATGGCTCATCATTCAGAAAACAGTTCCAAGTCCCATCTCCTACATGAATACTTTCTTAACTAGGTTGATCTTTCCTCTCTAAATATTCCTTTTGAAATCTAAAGGAGTACAGAATTTGGCCCATGATTCTCTACTTTATCAATCATTATGCCTTAGTACTTTATCAACAGTGGTATTTAAGTAGGAAGAAATCCCCTCTCACATGCCACCTCCACTCACGggaagtcattcattcattcattcattcactcaataaggGTCTGTTCTGTCAGGCCCTGTGTTAAGGTGCTAGACATATAGGTGAACAAAACACATGGTTCTTGTCCTCATGGAAATTTTGACAATAGAATATGGCATTAAACAAACaagaatgtaaatataaattgtgATAAGTGTTATGAAGAACAAAGGGTTCACTAGAGAGGAGATCAAAGGGATATAATGTAGATGGGGGAAGTAGGAGAAAGCCTTTCTGAGAAAGTAACATCTAGGCTGAGACCTGAAGAATGAGTAGGAATTTGCTAGGGAAAGAGTGAATAAAAAAACGTTCCAGTCAAAGATCCTGAAGTGAAAAAGAGTTTGCTATATTTAGAAACTGATGAAAACCAAGGTGGCTGGGAGATAGAAGTGGGGATAGTGGCAGAAAGTGAGGTTGAAAACTATGCAGGGCCATGCTGACTTAAGGAGGAGCAGGGATAttatgcaacttgaaaaaaataCCTGTTATTTGCACAGTACAAACTCTAGAAATTATACCTTGCCTAAATCTTCTAAAGGCTTGGGGATGGACAAGTTTTAAAATgactaaggaaaaaataaaatacaaaaaatgattAAGGAATACTGACTTCCTCTTTGTTTCAAGGGTattcatattacttttttttttttgagacagagtctcactctgttgcacaggctagagtgccgtggcgtcagcctagctcacagcaacctcaaactcctgggctcaagcaatccttctgcctcagcctcccgagtagctgggactacaggcatgcgccaccatgcctcgctaattttatatatatatatatatatatatatatatatatatttttttttttttagttgtccatataatttctttctatttttagtagagacaaggggtctcgctcttgctcaggctcgtctcgaactcctgaactcaagcaatcctcccacctcagcctcccagggtgctacaattataggcgtgagccacctcacccggcccatattacttttaaaatagtgaatcTCTTAAAACATCACATCTGATTGTTTTGCCTGGAATTTACTTAGTAAATAAACACCCATACTTTTTATTGTCGTGTGCAAGACACCAAAAGGAGGTGAAGATGGTTAGGTCACGTTACCTATGACCACAAAGGAACTTAATGGCCAATGGTGTCAAGTAAtataaggaaattaataaaaagggTGAATGGAAACTAATGAGCATGGCCTAAGTATGAAATCAAGACTGCAAAGTTCTGAATTACAACACTTATTGTCTATTGTATGTTGAGGTTTAAATCATCTACCCAATTGTGGTGACTGAAGACCAGGTTGGGTAGGGGTGGGCTGGAGGCAATCAAATGGGTTAATGCATGTCAAGCACCTtgaaacagtgcctgacatatggCCAGCTACCATTATTAACTACAGTAATGTATTTCTTCCAAAACAAAATTTCAATTCAACTAACATGTAGGGGAATaacatatttgaataaataagttGGTATGTTAGCTATTTATTGCCAAAATGAGAAATGAGTAAGAGTTTTACAATGGAGATGGCAAAGTAAATTCAAATATTAACTATAGTATGTAGTAAGAACAAGACAAAATAGATGTTGCAAACGGGTATCAACTATCTAAATATTTATCCTATAGCTGAGTTATAAATCACCTAAGCAATATTACAATTAATTCAACCCCAGGAGCACACTAGCTAGCACATGGCAAGCCAGGTGAGCCTTTTCGCAGAGGCAAAATCAGTTACATCTCAAGGAAATAGTCTCCCAGCATCAGAATGAAGAGGTGACCCTTGTTTGGTCCCTAATCTTTCTCTTTAGAACTCTGGCAGAATTGGGGCTCAAAAAAATCATACACCAaagtgaaggcctcagaagcaggctCAGAAACAAAGTTTCTCTCTCACCGTATTCTGCCCTGCTATCTCTTGCCCCTCATTCTCCCCCAAGGAAGCCATGgaaactagaattcctcttccccaaggcagatcatagaaaccagaatcaCTTTTTCCcaccagccataaaacctaaaaatattactctaactttcctTTGACTTACTGTGTAAGAGAGGGCCATAAAGAAAtcctctgacctaccttgtttggtAGTAAGTCATAAAAGCCCCATTCTAGAAAGTGTCCTGCCCCATACTCAGGAGataggaatgctgcacagagaggccaagaagaatctgaacacacAGCTCTTTCTGAGTTTTCCCACTCAGTCTACTCCCATTAGCT
Encoded proteins:
- the BIRC2 gene encoding baculoviral IAP repeat-containing protein 2 — protein: MEDSPILSNWTNGNKQKMKYDFSCELYRMSTYSTFPAGVPVSERSLARAGFYYTGVNDKVKCFCCGLMLDNWKQGDNPIEKHKQLYPSCSFIQNLVASSMGTTSKNTSPMRNSFAHSLSPTLEHSGSFSGSYSNLSPNPLNSRAVEDFSLLRTNPYSYAMSTEEARFLTYHMWPLTFLSPSELARAGFYYIGPGDRVACFACGGKLSNWEPKDDAMSEHRRHFPNCPFLENSLETLRFSISNLSMQTHAARMRTFMYWPSIVPVQPEQLASAGFYYVGRNDDVKCFCCDGGLRCWESGDDPWVEHAKWFPRCEFLIRMKGQGFVDEIQARYPHLLEQLLSTSDTPGDENADPPIVHFGSGESSSEDAVMMNTPVVQSALEMGFSRSLVKQTVQSKILTTGENYKTVSDIVSALLNAEDEKKEEEKERQAEEMASDDLSLIRKNRMALFQQLTCVLPILDNLLKANVINKQEHDVIKQKTQIPLQARELIDTILVKGNAAANIFKNCLKEIDSTLHKNLFVDKNMKYIPTEDVSGLSLEEQLRRLQEERTCKVCMDKEVSIVFIPCGHLVVCQECAPSLRKCPICRGIIKGTVRTFLS